From the genome of Papilio machaon chromosome 9, ilPapMach1.1, whole genome shotgun sequence, one region includes:
- the LOC106709163 gene encoding uncharacterized protein LOC106709163: MAKSLISNQEELSKLIKKAINNYSKSPKARITSSYIETRLESLKTYWAKFQDNHDNITRSIDKSEQAKLEYFTEDLYDQVEELYTDYHSKMKEDLKSFSQSSTSATSTNVIASSPSCDVRLPQINLPTFTSGYEEWQSFHDLFVSLIHNNEKLTSVQKMHYLKSCLRGEAEQVLKNLTITEANYHEAWLQLTRRYNNRRFNTNEVLKTMFSQKTITESSTAVKRLLDTTSACLKSLNNLKIDITSWDTIINYVVVTKLDQESRKQWELHLSQISMDELPSWNQLKDFLETRYRTMEMLEGVKQTPTTWKAKTFHAIENKKTISCGMCHSEHYLYQCKKFSNLTPKERSELVKEKGLCFNCLAPNHSVNKCHQSTSCRRCGRRHHSLLHLEREQEKEKAQETTENIKTQSKESTTIVSTFAKQSSPCEVLLATAIVRAMSVNGVSHVIRALIDQGSQASFITEETVQLLGLKRQPINGLVSGVGDGHTRVKYMVSLHITSRHPPYNSIKVNAYVLSSLTTMLPSKVIHSPDWLELEMLPLADPSYLSPSKIDVLLGAEVYCEILKGDVIKNPTRRLIAQNTILGWIVSGKMSESGSSERVISMHTQIRAEDLLKRFWELEQETEINQKILPEEEKKCEEIFASTTTRNEDGRYVVRLPFNSVDPECQYGNMLKIAQNRFMSLENKLARNPKLSEEYAKVIEEYKTLNHMKPVPKDDIDNPKAVYLPHHAVVKEDRDTTKVRVVFDASCKGVNDVSLNDNLLVGPKLQQDLQHLLLRWRIHRIAIIADLIKMYRQVRVHEEDVNYQRILWRPNRTESIEHYQLLTLTFGTDCAPYLAVKALHQLAEDEKLLYPIGAEITKNDLYMDDLMTGCETESEAIIIFEELSNLMKLGGFQFQKWSSNSNTLLELIGQDGMTDNQSIPIKLDETLKILGMTWNRCEDRFEYVVKLPPLSTPVTKRKVLSDIAMLFDPLGWVAPTIITAKAFIQKLWLAGIEWDQELPENMLKEWITYRQDLYTLAEFRIPRWIGSSISNKRLELQGFCDASNIAYAAVVYARVIDHQGEVIVNLLRSRTKVAPVKQVSIPRLELCGAVLLAKLLSDVSQVLQVPKENIHAWTDSSVVIAWLSSHPSKWKTFVANRVSEILTKMDSNQWSHVPSEENPADCASKGIKAKELIGLELWKKGPKWLSDKEIKYSKGIFKNTSLEEKASKKICLLANVMEENDSEGLIGRFSSLTRMLRVLSYCRRWSHYRTSQGNQMTNTGSISVQEMNDTLLTLVGVVQAISFKEEIDSIKSRGCVLKRSTLHTLCPILDSKGTLRVGGRLERSELTYERKHPIILPAKNHLTWLVIQDAHFKTLHGGPQLMLNYIRYTYFIINARVQVKKYYRNCVKCRRYSSANRSQLMGQIPDVRLKPSKPFKSSGVDYAGPINVRFSPGRGSKAYKGYICLFVCMVTRAVHLEVVSDLTAKGFIAAFRRFIARRGHCKDLYSDNATNFVGSNKLLFDMLKAAQRSWPEEIAQLLTSESTTWHFNPPHAPNFGGLWEAGVRSVKNHLRKTIGDSALIFEELSTVLTQIEACLNSRPLSVLSSDPNDPLPLTPGHFLVGEPLISISDQDQDQSEVVGIDRWRMVQKMVSIFWKRWSREYLSNISQRYKWYHKGKEPELGEVVLIKNDNVPPAKWQLGTIVEKYTGKDNITRVVSIRTINGTKKRPMSKVCVLTK; the protein is encoded by the coding sequence atggcaaAGTCACTTATTAGTAATCAAGAAGagctatcaaaattaataaagaaagcaATCAACAACTATTCTAAGTCTCCGAAGGCGCGAATAACTTCATCGTACATTGAAACACGTTTAGaatctttaaaaacatattgggcAAAATTTCAAGATAATCACGACAATATTACAAGAAGCATAGATAAAAGTGAACAAGCGAAATTGGAGTATTTTACGGAAGACTTATACGATCAAGTGGAAGAATTATATACAGACTATCATTCGAAAATGAAGGAAGATTTAAAGAGTTTCTCTCAGTCATCAACATCAGCCACTAGCACAAATGTCATTGCAAGTTCACCCAGTTGTGATGTAAGGCTACCGCAAATAAATTTGCCGACATTTACGTCTGGATACGAGGAGTGGCAGTCTTTTCATGATTTGTTTGTATCATTAATCCACAATAATGAAAAACTAACATCGGTTCAGAAGATGCATTATCTTAAGAGCTGCCTTCGTGGAGAAGCTGAACAAgtgttaaaaaatcttacaatcACTGAAGCCAACTACCATGAAGCCTGGCTTCAGTTAACACgaagatataataatagacGCTTCAATACGAATGAGGTGCTAAAGACAATGTTTTCACAAAAAACTATCACAGAGTCATCTACAGCTGTCAAACGATTATTGGATACAACATCAGCTTGTCTGAAGtcgttaaataatttgaaaatagataTTACATCGTGGGATACTATTATCAACTATGTTGTTGTTACTAAGTTAGATCAGGAAAGCCGTAAGCAGTGGGAACTTCATTTAAGCCAGATTAGTATGGATGAGCTACCATCATGGAACCAACTAAAGGACTTTTTGGAGACAAGATATAGAACAATGGAGATGTTAGAAGGAGTAAAACAAACGCCGACGACTTGGAAAGCAAAGACATTTCACGCAatagaaaataagaaaacaataagttGCGGGATGTGCCACAGTGAACATTACTTATATCAATGCAAGAAGTTTTCAAACTTAACACCTAAAGAAAGATCGGAGCTTGTCAAAGAAAAAGGTCTTTGTTTTAACTGTCTGGCACCAAATCattctgtaaataaatgtcacCAATCAACCAGCTGTCGTAGATGCGGCCGACGTCATCACTCTTTACTACATCTAGAACGAGAACAAGAGAAGGAGAAAGCGCAGGAAACcacagaaaatataaaaactcaaTCTAAGGAGAGCACTACTATCGTATCAACGTTTGCGAAACAATCATCACCCTGTGAAGTATTATTAGCAACCGCAATCGTTAGGGCTATGTCAGTTAATGGTGTTAGTCATGTAATCAGAGCGCTTATTGATCAAGGGTCGCAAGCGTCTTTTATCACGGAAGAAACTGTCCAGTTGTTAGGGCTCAAACGCCAGCCAATCAATGGTTTGGTGTCTGGAGTGGGAGATGGTCATACTAGAGTAAAATATATGGTATCATTGCATATCACATCACGCCATCCTCCTTACAATTCTATCAAAGTTAACGCTTATGTATTAAGTTCCCTAACAACTATGCTTCCTTCAAAGGTTATTCATTCACCTGACTGGCTCGAGCTAGAAATGTTACCTCTAGCTGACCCATCATATTTATCACCGAGTAAGATCGACGTTTTACTCGGAGCTGAAGTCTACTGTGAGATTTTAAAAGGCGACGTAATCAAGAATCCAACAAGAAGATTAATCGCACAGAACACAATTCTTGGTTGGATTGTTTCAGGAAAGATGTCAGAATCAGGCTCATCAGAAAGAGTCATAAGTATGCACACACAAATCCGAGCAgaggatttattaaaaaggttttgGGAGTTGGAGCaagaaacagaaataaatCAGAAGATATTGCCAGAAGAGGAGAAGAAATGTGAAGAGATCTTTGCTTCGACAACAACGAGAAATGAAGATGGTAGATACGTCGTCAGACTACCCTTCAACTCGGTTGACCCAGAATGTCAATATGGTAACATGCTGAAGATAGCACAAAACAGATTTATGTCTTTAGAGAATAAACTCGCCAGAAATCCAAAATTAAGTGAAGAATATGCTAAAGTTATAGAAGAATATAAGACATTAAATCACATGAAACCTGTTCCTAAAGACGACATCGACAATCCCAAGGCTGTATACCTTCCACATCATGCAGTGGTAAAAGAAGATAGAGACACGACAAAGGTCCGTGTAGTATTTGATGCTTCCTGCAAAGGCGTAAATGATGTGTCGCTCAACGACAACCTTCTTGTTGGGCCCAAGTTACAGCAAGATTTACAACATCTCCTGTTACGATGGCGTATTCACAGAATCGCTATTATAGCCGATCTGATCAAAATGTATAGACAGGTTCGTGTTCATGAAGAAGATGTGAATTATCAACGGATTTTATGGAGACCTAATAGGACAGAATCAATTGAACATTATCAGTTGTTAACATTGACATTTGGGACAGATTGCGCACCGTATCTAGCAGTAAAAGCATTACATCAACTTGCAGAAGATGAGAAACTGTTATATCCAATTGGAGCAGAAATCACTAAAAACGATCTGTATATGGATGACTTAATGACAGGTTGTGAGACGGAGTCTGaagcaattattatttttgaagagTTGAGCAATCTTATGAAGTTAGGAGGGTTTCAATTTCAAAAGTGGAGTAGTAATTCTAATACATTGTTGGAACTCATTGGACAAGACGGAATGACAGATAACCAATCTATACCTATCAAATTGGATGAAACGCTAAAAATATTAGGAATGACTTGGAATAGATGTGAGGACAGGTTTGAATATGTTGTCAAGTTACCTCCATTATCTACTCCGGTTACCAAACGCAAGGTGCTTTCGGACATTGCAATGCTGTTTGATCCGTTAGGGTGGGTGGCTCCTACAATCATCACAGCCAAGGCTTTCATACAGAAATTGTGGCTGGCTGGAATCGAATGGGATCAAGAACTGCCAGAAAACATGCTGAAGGAATGGATCACATATCGGCAAGATCTTTATACACTTGCAGAATTTCGCATTCCTCGGTGGATTGGAAGTAGTATAAGTAACAAACGACTGGAGCTTCAAGGCTTCTGCGACGCTTCCAACATTGCTTATGCTGCAGTTGTGTATGCGCGAGTAATCGATCATCAAGGAGAGGTAATTGTCAACCTTCTCCGTTCCAGAACAAAGGTTGCGCCTGTTAAGCAGGTATCGATTCCCCGCCTGGAGCTATGTGGTGCCGTATTACTGGCCAAACTTCTATCTGATGTATCACAGGTGTTACAGGTACCAAAAGAGAATATACACGCGTGGACGGACTCATCGGTTGTCATCGCTTGGTTAAGCAGTCATCCAAGTAAATGGAAGACTTTCGTCGCCAACCGTGTGTCAGAGATACTCACGAAGATGGATAGTAATCAGTGGTCACATGTACCATCCGAAGAGAATCCTGCTGATTGTGCATCGAAAGGTATTAAAGCAAAGGAGTTAATAGGTTTAGAACTATGGAAAAAAGGTCCAAAGTGGTTAAGTGACAAAGAAATCAAATACAGTAAAGGAATTTTTAAGAACACAAGTTTAGAAGAAAAAGCGAGTAAGAAGATATGTCTATTAGCGAATGTAATGGAAGAAAATGATTCAGAAGGATTGATAGGAAGATTTTCATCTCTAACAAGAATGCTTAGGGTTTTATCATATTGTAGACGTTGGTCACATTATAGAACGTCTCAAGGTAATCAAATGACAAATACGGGTTCCATATCAGTTCAAGAGATGAACGACACATTGTTGACATTGGTGGGTGTAGTACAAGCTATATCTTTTAAAGAAGAGATCGATTCTATCAAATCACGTGGTTGTGTTCTAAAACGGAGTacattacatactctttgtcCGATATTAGATTCTAAGGGGACGTTAAGAGTCGGTGGAAGATTGGAGAGATCTGAACTTACATATGAGAGAAAACATCCAATCATACTGCCTGCTAAGAATCATCTTACGTGGTTGGTTATTCAAGATGCTCATTTTAAGACTCTCCACGGCGGACCACAGCTTATGCTAAATTACATTAGATATACGTACTTCATCATCAATGCTCGAGTTCAAGTCAAGAAGTATTATCGAAACTGTGTCAAGTGTCGAAGATATTCGTCCGCTAACAGATCTCAATTGATGGGACAAATTCCAGATGTAAGACTCAAGCCAAGTAAACCATTTAAATCATCGGGCGTTGATTACGCCGGTCCTATAAATGTTCGTTTCTCACCTGGAAGAGGATCTAAAGCGTACAAAGGCTacatatgtttatttgtatgtatggtCACACGCGCAGTGCATCTTGAAGTTGTCTCGGATTTAACTGCTAAAGGGTTTATCGCTGCGTTTAGACGATTCATAGCTAGAAGAGGCCATTGCAAAGATCTATATAGTGATAATGCCACGAACTTTGTAGGATCAAATAAGTTGTTATTCGATATGCTTAAGGCGGCCCAAAGGTCTTGGCCAGAAGAAATTGCCCAATTGTTAACATCAGAATCAACTACTTGGCATTTTAACCCTCCACACGCACCTAATTTTGGTGGATTGTGGGAGGCTGGCGTGCGTAgtgttaaaaatcatttacgAAAAACGATTGGTGACAGTGCGCTGATATTTGAGGAGCTAAGTACGGTTTTGACTCAAATCGAAGCATGTTTGAACTCGCGGCCACTTTCAGTGCTTAGTAGTGATCCGAATGATCCACTCCCATTGACACCCGGCCATTTTT